The following coding sequences are from one Epilithonimonas vandammei window:
- a CDS encoding septal ring lytic transglycosylase RlpA family protein has translation MMKRVFLVIIMMISTLGIFSFKSYATDANTSFVSYYHDKFDGKKTASGEVFSNAALTAANKTLPFGTLVKITNLISGKSVVVKVNDRGPYHSSRAFDLSKAAFKTIADIRKGTIAIEYEILD, from the coding sequence ATGATGAAAAGAGTCTTTCTCGTAATCATAATGATGATTTCAACACTTGGTATTTTCTCTTTCAAGAGTTATGCCACAGATGCGAATACAAGTTTTGTATCTTACTATCACGATAAATTCGATGGTAAAAAAACAGCAAGCGGTGAGGTATTTAGTAATGCAGCCCTTACTGCAGCAAACAAAACACTTCCTTTCGGGACATTAGTAAAGATCACAAACTTGATCTCCGGGAAAAGTGTAGTTGTAAAAGTGAATGACAGAGGACCGTACCACTCTTCAAGAGCCTTTGATCTTTCAAAAGCAGCTTTCAAGACTATTGCAGATATCAGAAAAGGAACTATTGCAATAGAATATGAAATTCTAGATTAG
- the namA gene encoding NADPH dehydrogenase NamA: MKLFTPITFRNVQLKNRIVMSPMCMYSAEDGVANDFHFVHYGSRAQGGVGLIVIEATGVEPRGRITDKCLGIWNDEQARSLKKIVAFVHQNSESKIGIQLAHAGRKGSVSAATNRQMTLEEGWQTIAPSPIPFHPSERTPHTLSVEEIQTLTEDFRLAAQRSVDAGFDVIEIHAAHGYLIHQFLSPLSNTRTDEYGGEFENRTRFLMEIIDAVNSVLTDDQALFVRISGTEYAENGWDIEDSVKLSRLLKNSNVDLVDVSSGGNINGVTMELKPGYQVPLAEAIKTEAGVSAGAVGLITTAEQAEEILSQEQADLIFLAREILRNPYFSVQTSWESDDDCFYPHQYLRAKPSKF; encoded by the coding sequence ATGAAACTTTTCACCCCGATAACATTTAGAAATGTACAATTAAAGAACAGAATCGTGATGTCGCCAATGTGTATGTACTCTGCAGAAGATGGTGTAGCCAATGATTTCCATTTTGTCCATTACGGAAGCCGCGCACAAGGTGGCGTGGGATTAATTGTCATAGAAGCAACCGGAGTGGAACCTCGCGGAAGAATCACAGACAAATGCCTGGGAATATGGAATGACGAACAAGCAAGATCTCTGAAAAAAATCGTGGCCTTCGTTCATCAGAATTCGGAAAGTAAAATCGGGATTCAGCTAGCCCACGCAGGAAGAAAAGGTTCCGTTTCCGCTGCCACAAACAGGCAAATGACTCTAGAAGAAGGCTGGCAAACCATCGCACCAAGCCCAATTCCTTTTCATCCCTCAGAAAGAACGCCTCACACTTTATCTGTTGAAGAAATACAAACCCTGACAGAAGATTTTCGCTTAGCTGCACAAAGATCTGTAGATGCTGGTTTTGATGTTATAGAAATCCATGCGGCGCACGGTTATCTCATTCATCAATTTTTATCGCCGTTGTCTAACACCAGAACTGATGAATATGGAGGTGAATTTGAGAATCGAACAAGATTTTTGATGGAAATCATAGATGCTGTAAATTCAGTATTGACTGATGATCAGGCGTTGTTTGTAAGGATTTCCGGAACCGAATATGCAGAAAACGGATGGGATATTGAAGACAGTGTGAAACTTTCCAGACTGCTTAAAAATAGTAATGTAGACCTTGTAGATGTTTCCAGCGGTGGGAATATCAATGGAGTGACTATGGAACTAAAACCTGGTTATCAGGTTCCATTGGCCGAAGCTATAAAAACAGAGGCTGGTGTCAGTGCCGGCGCTGTAGGTCTTATTACCACAGCAGAACAGGCAGAAGAAATTTTGAGTCAGGAGCAGGCCGATTTAATCTTTCTGGCCAGAGAAATTCTTCGAAACCCTTATTTTAGCGTTCAAACCTCTTGGGAAAGTGATGATGACTGTTTCTACCCTCATCAATACCTTCGTGCAAAGCCTTCGAAATTTTAA
- a CDS encoding DUF1569 domain-containing protein: MKNIFDQNDTIHLIKRINSLTEDSFPKWGVMSVDKMLAHCNVTYELIYEPEKHKKPTFITKWLLKTFVKPKVTNDISYKPNLPTAAMFVITDSKNFEEEKKRLIGFIQKTQQLGSEAFEGKESSNFGKLTSKEWNNMMAKHLDHHLTQFGV, translated from the coding sequence ATGAAGAACATATTTGATCAAAACGATACCATCCACCTAATCAAGAGAATCAATAGCCTAACGGAAGATTCATTTCCGAAATGGGGAGTCATGTCGGTAGATAAAATGCTTGCTCACTGCAATGTAACCTACGAACTGATTTACGAACCGGAAAAGCATAAGAAACCGACCTTCATTACAAAATGGCTTCTAAAAACTTTCGTAAAGCCAAAAGTAACCAACGACATCTCTTACAAACCCAACCTTCCAACAGCTGCGATGTTTGTAATTACCGATTCAAAAAACTTTGAAGAAGAGAAAAAACGTTTGATAGGTTTTATTCAGAAAACTCAGCAACTGGGATCAGAAGCTTTCGAGGGAAAAGAAAGTTCCAACTTTGGGAAACTAACATCCAAGGAATGGAATAATATGATGGCAAAACATCTGGATCATCATCTGACTCAGTTTGGAGTCTAA
- a CDS encoding NAD-dependent epimerase/dehydratase family protein, which produces MNYYIFGGSGFIGTHLINLLSQKFGGSNIYNLDIVENNHSGKSIFIYCDVRYEITLNIPVTENDIIFNFSAVHTTPGHPDHEYFETNIKGAENVTAFAEQFNIKKILFTSSIAPYGASEEMKTEETLPMPNTPYGISKFVAEKIHMVWQAKAESERQLTVLRPGVVFGKGENGNFTRLYWGIKKNRFFYPGRKDTVKASIYVKDLVNFMLYKISRDKKNIEIFNCAYEPAFTIEEISNAMMKATNMNRKIYKIPGGLLKFAAGIIGAMGGKSFGIHPDRVNKLMISTNINGEKMKNSGYQFLYTFDEALEDWFKDNDKRFLK; this is translated from the coding sequence ATGAATTACTATATCTTTGGAGGTTCCGGTTTTATCGGAACCCATTTAATCAATTTATTATCACAAAAATTTGGTGGTAGTAATATTTATAATTTAGATATTGTAGAGAACAATCATTCAGGAAAATCAATATTTATATACTGTGATGTAAGATATGAGATTACTCTTAACATTCCAGTTACAGAGAATGACATCATTTTTAATTTTTCTGCGGTTCATACCACTCCAGGTCATCCGGATCACGAATATTTCGAAACCAATATCAAAGGGGCAGAAAATGTGACTGCATTTGCTGAACAATTTAATATTAAAAAAATTCTTTTCACATCATCCATTGCACCTTATGGAGCTTCAGAAGAGATGAAAACAGAGGAAACTCTTCCTATGCCTAATACGCCATACGGTATATCAAAATTTGTTGCAGAGAAAATTCATATGGTGTGGCAAGCAAAAGCTGAGTCAGAGAGGCAATTAACAGTTTTAAGACCAGGAGTCGTTTTTGGAAAAGGAGAGAATGGCAATTTTACAAGATTATATTGGGGTATTAAAAAAAATCGTTTTTTTTATCCTGGTAGAAAAGATACAGTCAAAGCTAGTATATATGTAAAGGACCTCGTGAATTTTATGCTTTACAAAATAAGTAGAGATAAAAAAAATATAGAAATTTTTAATTGTGCATACGAACCTGCTTTTACAATTGAGGAAATATCCAATGCAATGATGAAAGCGACCAATATGAATCGTAAAATCTACAAAATTCCAGGTGGTTTGTTGAAATTTGCTGCAGGAATCATTGGAGCAATGGGCGGAAAATCATTTGGAATACATCCCGATCGAGTAAATAAACTCATGATTTCCACAAATATTAACGGTGAAAAAATGAAAAATAGCGGGTATCAGTTTTTATATACGTTTGATGAAGCTTTAGAAGATTGGTTTAAAGATAATGATAAGCGATTTCTTAAATAA
- a CDS encoding adenylyltransferase/cytidyltransferase family protein has protein sequence MKTQKIGITFSSFDLLHAGHIKMLEEAKTVCDYLIVGLQMDPTIDRPHKNKPTQSVVERYIQLKACRSVDEIIPYNTEEDLLDVLKSFVIDVRIIGDDYRDKEFTGKHYCEEKGIEIYFNKRDHRFSSSALKKAVFEQELKKINQ, from the coding sequence ATGAAAACACAAAAAATAGGCATCACCTTTTCTTCATTCGATCTACTCCATGCAGGCCACATTAAAATGCTGGAAGAGGCAAAAACAGTCTGTGATTATCTAATTGTAGGTCTTCAAATGGATCCAACTATTGACAGACCACACAAAAACAAACCTACACAATCTGTTGTAGAACGCTATATTCAATTAAAAGCTTGCCGCTCTGTGGACGAAATTATCCCCTATAATACAGAAGAGGATTTACTAGACGTGCTAAAATCCTTTGTAATTGACGTCAGAATTATTGGCGATGATTACAGAGACAAAGAATTTACAGGAAAGCACTATTGTGAAGAAAAAGGCATCGAAATCTATTTCAATAAACGAGATCACCGTTTCTCCAGCTCAGCTCTTAAAAAAGCTGTTTTTGAACAAGAATTAAAAAAAATAAATCAATAA
- the rimO gene encoding 30S ribosomal protein S12 methylthiotransferase RimO has protein sequence MRTKSVGKKKINVVTLGCSKNVYDSEVLMGQLEASGKNVVHEEKGDVVVINTCGFIDNAKEESINTILEYVDLKNQGIVEKVFVTGCLSERYKPDLEREIPDVDQYFGTRDLPILLKHLGADYKHELVGERLTTTPKHYAYLKISEGCDRPCSFCAIPLMRGGHISTPIEKLVTEAQKLAKKGVKELILIAQDLTFYGLDIYKKRALGDLLQELIKVEGIEWIRLHYAFPSGFPEDVLDIIKTEPKICNYIDIPLQHINTDLLKAMKRGTSFEKTNALLDKFREKVPDMAIRTTLIVGFPGETDDIFEELKQWVRDQRFDRLGCFTYSHEENTTAFVLEDNIPDEIKQKRVEEIMEIQQQISWGKNQEKVGKVFKCIFDGKEGDYFVGRTEYDSPDVDNTVLVPAKDVYISIGDFANVRITSAEDYDLIGELV, from the coding sequence ATGCGTACCAAATCTGTAGGTAAAAAGAAAATTAATGTCGTAACATTAGGCTGTTCAAAAAACGTCTATGATTCTGAAGTACTAATGGGTCAGCTGGAAGCCAGTGGCAAAAATGTGGTTCATGAAGAAAAAGGAGACGTAGTAGTCATCAACACATGCGGATTTATAGATAATGCTAAAGAAGAAAGTATCAATACCATTCTAGAATATGTAGATCTTAAAAATCAGGGCATTGTCGAGAAGGTTTTTGTAACAGGTTGTCTTTCGGAAAGATATAAGCCAGATTTGGAAAGGGAAATTCCGGATGTGGATCAATACTTTGGAACTAGGGATCTGCCTATTCTTTTGAAGCATCTGGGTGCAGATTACAAGCACGAATTGGTGGGAGAAAGATTGACCACCACACCGAAACACTATGCTTATCTAAAAATTTCCGAAGGTTGCGACAGACCGTGTTCTTTTTGTGCAATCCCTTTGATGAGAGGAGGTCACATCTCCACACCTATTGAAAAACTGGTGACAGAAGCTCAAAAATTAGCAAAGAAAGGCGTTAAAGAATTAATTCTTATTGCTCAGGATCTTACTTTTTATGGGTTAGACATCTATAAAAAAAGAGCATTAGGAGATTTACTTCAGGAGCTTATAAAAGTTGAAGGCATTGAGTGGATTCGTCTTCATTATGCTTTTCCCTCAGGTTTTCCAGAAGATGTATTGGACATTATAAAAACTGAACCAAAGATTTGTAATTATATAGATATCCCGCTTCAGCATATCAATACAGATCTTCTGAAAGCAATGAAGAGAGGTACGTCTTTTGAAAAAACCAATGCTTTGCTGGATAAATTCCGCGAGAAAGTTCCGGATATGGCAATCAGAACTACGCTTATCGTTGGATTTCCTGGAGAGACCGATGACATATTCGAAGAGCTAAAGCAATGGGTGAGGGACCAAAGATTTGATAGACTGGGATGTTTTACGTATTCTCACGAAGAAAATACCACTGCATTTGTTTTAGAAGATAACATACCAGATGAAATAAAGCAAAAAAGAGTGGAGGAGATTATGGAAATACAGCAGCAGATATCTTGGGGAAAAAATCAGGAAAAAGTGGGCAAAGTCTTTAAGTGTATTTTTGACGGGAAAGAAGGTGATTATTTTGTAGGAAGAACGGAGTATGATTCTCCTGATGTTGATAATACCGTTCTGGTGCCAGCAAAAGATGTTTATATCTCTATTGGGGACTTTGCAAACGTAAGGATTACTTCTGCTGAAGATTATGATCTGATCGGAGAATTAGTATAA
- a CDS encoding exopolysaccharide biosynthesis polyprenyl glycosylphosphotransferase codes for MITYLFRHLSQVFRIADYIVINIFLYISNIHLFPGRKSGLFITDYSAQFIIVNFSWFIVTTFTKLYAKETLRDSSLQFNALTKSFFIFILFFLIYLFLVFSENINYQEFSTYFFLVGVSFSLTRFMLFLYRKKNRFKIGRKLYNYNTVLIGESHYSKLLLSNRDLRRDLGIRESYFIDEKYRESKKSKFISQFFKDIDRFHINNIVFCDDRIDIELYQKIVDIAEHKMIRIYMVPDFKNKLLSSYYLEIIHDVPFLKLIKEPLSSPGKQFLKRTFDFLFSLFVTIFLLSWLIPIVAIIIKLESKGPVFFIQKRSGLKNNAFGCIKFRSMTVNEIADVQIAKKNDARVTKFGAFMRKTSIDELPQFLNVLVGNMSIVGPRPHMLSQTEQYSKITKKYMTRHIVKPGITGWAQVMGARGEIFSDRDMQKRIEKDIWYIQHWSFFLDIKIIFLTFYNVVKGDKQAY; via the coding sequence ATGATAACCTATCTATTTAGACATTTATCGCAGGTTTTTCGCATTGCAGATTACATTGTTATAAATATTTTTCTATATATAAGTAACATTCATCTCTTTCCTGGAAGAAAAAGCGGACTTTTTATTACTGATTATAGCGCACAGTTCATAATTGTTAATTTTTCGTGGTTTATTGTCACAACATTTACCAAGCTTTATGCAAAAGAAACTTTGAGGGATTCTTCATTACAATTTAATGCATTAACAAAATCTTTCTTCATATTCATTCTCTTTTTTCTGATTTATCTTTTTTTAGTCTTCTCGGAAAATATTAATTATCAAGAATTTAGCACATATTTTTTTCTTGTTGGGGTTTCGTTTTCTCTGACAAGGTTTATGCTTTTCTTATACAGAAAGAAAAACAGATTTAAAATTGGGAGAAAACTTTATAATTATAATACAGTCTTAATTGGCGAAAGCCATTATTCAAAATTGCTACTCTCAAATAGAGATCTGCGTAGAGATTTAGGTATTAGAGAGTCATATTTTATAGATGAAAAATATAGGGAGAGTAAAAAAAGCAAATTTATATCTCAGTTTTTCAAAGATATAGATAGATTTCATATTAATAATATTGTTTTTTGTGATGATAGAATTGATATAGAATTATACCAGAAAATTGTAGATATTGCAGAACATAAAATGATCCGTATTTATATGGTTCCTGATTTTAAAAATAAACTTCTATCATCATATTATTTAGAAATTATTCACGATGTTCCTTTTCTTAAATTAATAAAAGAACCTTTATCCAGCCCAGGAAAACAATTTCTTAAAAGAACCTTTGATTTTTTGTTCTCTCTTTTTGTTACCATTTTTCTGCTTTCTTGGTTAATTCCCATTGTAGCAATTATAATAAAACTTGAAAGCAAAGGTCCTGTTTTCTTTATTCAAAAGAGATCTGGCCTTAAGAATAACGCGTTCGGTTGTATCAAATTCCGAAGTATGACCGTCAATGAAATAGCGGATGTACAGATTGCGAAAAAGAATGACGCCAGAGTTACGAAGTTTGGAGCCTTTATGAGAAAAACAAGTATTGACGAATTGCCACAATTTTTGAATGTGTTAGTTGGTAATATGTCTATTGTAGGTCCAAGACCACATATGCTTTCGCAAACCGAACAATATTCCAAGATCACTAAGAAATACATGACACGGCATATTGTGAAACCCGGTATTACAGGTTGGGCTCAGGTAATGGGTGCTAGAGGTGAGATCTTTTCTGACCGAGACATGCAAAAAAGAATAGAGAAAGATATTTGGTATATCCAGCATTGGTCTTTCTTTCTGGATATTAAGATAATCTTTCTTACTTTTTACAATGTAGTTAAAGGTGATAAGCAAGCGTATTAA
- the rfbC gene encoding dTDP-4-dehydrorhamnose 3,5-epimerase, which produces MKVKSTPLQDCYIIEPTVFEDDRGYFFEKFNEKTFEELTSQNGHFVQDNISKSSYGVLRGLHLQKGEHAQAKLVSCLEGKVLDVAVDLRPDSPTFGKWYSIELTAENKLQLYVPRGFGHGFSVLSKTAVFSYKCDNFYNKESEGGVLWNDSDLNIDWQLPKKDVILSEKDMVMPAFSKGNF; this is translated from the coding sequence ATGAAGGTAAAATCTACACCATTACAAGATTGTTATATTATAGAACCTACAGTTTTTGAAGATGACCGCGGTTACTTTTTTGAAAAATTTAATGAAAAAACTTTTGAAGAATTAACCAGCCAAAACGGACATTTTGTACAGGATAATATTTCAAAATCTTCCTATGGTGTACTGAGAGGTCTTCATTTGCAAAAAGGCGAACACGCCCAAGCAAAACTCGTTTCGTGCCTCGAAGGTAAAGTTTTAGATGTGGCGGTGGATCTAAGACCGGATTCTCCGACTTTTGGAAAATGGTATAGTATAGAACTTACGGCAGAGAATAAACTGCAATTATATGTTCCGCGTGGTTTCGGGCATGGTTTTTCTGTTTTAAGTAAAACAGCAGTTTTTTCCTATAAATGTGACAATTTTTATAACAAAGAATCGGAAGGCGGCGTTTTGTGGAATGATAGTGATCTGAATATAGATTGGCAGTTGCCAAAAAAAGATGTGATCCTTTCAGAAAAAGACATGGTTATGCCAGCCTTTTCGAAAGGTAATTTTTAG